Proteins from a single region of Parambassis ranga chromosome 18, fParRan2.1, whole genome shotgun sequence:
- the LOC114451172 gene encoding uncharacterized protein LOC114451172, whose amino-acid sequence MTPTIFALFLTCLFEANMVSTAQRTTMKTMKQLSRFQSHDIGESTTLPCYCDNDAVMFFWYKQMVGKRPVLLSTFYRHNNNGSFQDDFKNPRFSLESGNQENLRIADLRVSDSATYYCISSNLYDFKFCEGITISVKGSGSIKLVHQPASESLQAGDSVTLNCTVHSGSCDGEHSVYWFRHSVTSHPGLIYTHGGRNDQCERKPKTQTNNCLYNLPPKNVNLSNYDAYCAVASCGHILFGGEKELNDDEVRDGVKSLVLVYFLSGALAFTTILIVVLAFLVFKLNKRSGQDSTGTFPTESTPNTVVCQNGENLHYATVLDLKANRSRRKTTSQTECVYSSVRQ is encoded by the exons ATGACACCAACGATCTTTGCCTTGTTTCTCACATGTCTCTTTGAGGCAAATATGG tctCCACAGCCCAGAGGACAACTATGAAAACTATGAAACAACTGTCACGCTTTCAATCACATGATATTGGAGAATCTACAACTTTGCCATGCTACTGTGACAATGATGCAGTGATGTTTTTCTGGTACAAACAAATGGTGGGAAAAAGACCAGTGTTGCTGTCTACGTTCTACAGGCATAATAACAACGGCAGCTTTCAGGACGACTTCAAAAATCCACGTTTTTCACTGGAGAGTGGAAATCAAGAAAACCTGAGGATAGCAGATCTGAGAGTGTCAGACTCTGCCACCTACTACTGCATTAGCAGCAATTTATATGACTTCAAATTTTGTGAAGGCATTACAATTAGTGTTAAGGGCTCAGGGAGCATTAAATTGGTTCATCAGCCAGCATCTGAAAGCCTCCAGGCAGGAGACTCTGTGACGCTGAACTGTACAGTACACTCTGGGAGCTGTGATGGAGAACACAGTGTTTACTGGTTCAGACACTCGGTAACATCTCATCCAGGACTCATTTACACCCATGGAGGCAGGAATGACCAGTGTGAGAGGaaaccaaaaacacaaacaaacaactgttTGTACAATCTGCCACCGAAGAATGTGAACCTGTCAAATTATGATGCCTACTGTGCTGTAGCCTCATGTGGACACATACTGtttggaggagagaaagagctcAACGATGATGAAGTGAGGG ATGGGGTGAAATCTCTTGTCTTGGTGTACTTCTTGAGTGGAGCTTTGGCATTCACCACCATCCTGATTGTTGTACTGGCTTTCTTAGTGTTCAAACTGAACAAGCGATCTGGCCAAG ACTCCACTGGAACATTTCCAACTGAATCCACTCCCAATACAGTA GTGTGTCAGAATGGAGAGAACCTTCATTATGCTACTGTACTAGACTTAAAGGCCAACAGATCAAGAAGAAAGACGACATcacagactgaatgtgtgtATAGCAGTGTGAGACAGTAG